The Prevotella fusca JCM 17724 genome includes a window with the following:
- a CDS encoding AIR synthase-related protein, with amino-acid sequence MNNRYMMRGVSAAKEDVHNAIKNIDKGLYPQAFCKIIPDILGGDPEYCNIMHADGAGTKSALAYMYWKETGDLSVWRGIAQDAIVMNTDDLLCVGAVDNILVSSTIGRNKMLVPGEVISAIINGTDELLADMREMGIGIYPTGGETADVGDLVRTIIVDSTVTCRMRREDVIDNANIRPGDVIVGLSSTGQATYETRYNGGMGSNGLTSARHDVFAKYLAENYPESYDHAVPEELVYSGKYKLTDSVEGSPVNAGELVLSPTRTYAPVIKRLLDELRPEVHGMVHCTGGAQTKVLHFVNENCRVIKDNMFPVPPLFRAIKECSGTDWKEMYQVFNMGHRMEIYVRPEVAEQVIAISKSFNIDAQVVGHIEEGKRSLTIKSEFGTFEY; translated from the coding sequence ATGAACAACAGATACATGATGCGCGGCGTAAGTGCTGCCAAGGAAGATGTGCATAACGCCATCAAGAACATTGACAAAGGTCTTTACCCACAGGCTTTCTGTAAGATTATCCCTGATATTCTTGGTGGAGATCCAGAGTATTGCAACATTATGCACGCTGATGGTGCTGGCACAAAGTCTGCCTTGGCTTACATGTATTGGAAGGAAACAGGCGACCTTAGCGTATGGCGCGGTATTGCACAGGATGCTATCGTTATGAACACAGACGATTTGCTCTGTGTGGGTGCGGTAGACAATATCCTTGTTAGTTCTACTATCGGTCGAAACAAGATGCTTGTACCGGGCGAGGTTATCTCTGCCATCATCAATGGCACTGATGAACTCTTAGCTGATATGCGCGAGATGGGTATTGGTATCTATCCTACCGGAGGTGAGACTGCAGATGTTGGCGACCTTGTTCGCACAATCATCGTCGACTCAACAGTTACCTGTCGTATGCGTCGTGAGGATGTGATTGACAATGCAAACATCCGTCCGGGTGATGTGATTGTAGGTCTTTCTTCTACCGGCCAGGCTACGTATGAGACACGCTATAACGGTGGTATGGGTAGCAATGGTCTTACTTCTGCACGCCATGATGTGTTTGCAAAATATCTTGCCGAGAACTATCCGGAAAGCTATGACCATGCTGTACCTGAAGAACTGGTCTACAGTGGCAAGTATAAACTGACCGATTCTGTTGAAGGAAGTCCTGTCAATGCAGGTGAGCTGGTGCTCTCCCCTACCCGTACATACGCTCCAGTCATCAAACGATTGTTAGATGAATTGCGCCCAGAGGTGCATGGTATGGTACATTGTACAGGTGGTGCACAGACCAAGGTGCTGCACTTCGTAAATGAGAACTGCCGTGTTATCAAGGACAATATGTTCCCAGTCCCCCCACTTTTCCGTGCTATCAAGGAGTGTAGCGGTACAGACTGGAAGGAAATGTATCAGGTATTCAACATGGGACATCGCATGGAAATCTATGTCCGACCGGAGGTTGCTGAGCAGGTTATTGCCATCAGTAAATCGTTCAACATCGATGCACAGGTTGTCGGACACATCGAAGAAGGCAAGCGCAGCTTGACGATTAAGAGTGAGTTTGGCACATTTGAATATTAA
- the prfA gene encoding peptide chain release factor 1 yields the protein MIDNNNILQKLDGLEARYEEVSTLITDPNVIADQSRYVKLTKEYKDLGDIMDARRRYINCLTTIKEAKDIIANESDTEMKEMAREELSENEILQPELEEEIKLLLVPKDPEDAKNVQMEIRGGAGGDEAALFAGDLFNMYKRYCDKKGWKLSITAVSEGTAGGFKEIDFAVEGDNVYGTLKYESGVHRVQRVPATETQGRMHTSAATVAVLPEADKFEVNINEGDIKWDTFRSSGAGGQNVNKVESGVRLRYPWKNPNTGEVEEILIECTETRDQPKNKERALSRLYTYIYDHEHQKYVDDIASRRKTLVSTGDRSAKIRTYNFPQGRVTDHRIGFTTHDLQGFLNGEIQDMIDALTVAENAEKLKETEL from the coding sequence ATGATAGATAATAACAATATACTACAGAAGCTCGACGGACTTGAAGCCCGTTACGAAGAAGTATCAACGCTTATCACTGACCCTAATGTCATTGCTGACCAGTCACGTTATGTGAAGCTGACAAAGGAATATAAAGACCTTGGTGACATTATGGATGCTCGCCGCCGTTATATCAACTGTCTTACCACGATCAAAGAGGCAAAGGATATTATTGCCAACGAGAGTGATACAGAGATGAAGGAGATGGCACGTGAGGAATTGTCAGAGAACGAAATTCTCCAGCCGGAACTCGAAGAGGAAATCAAGTTGTTGCTTGTACCAAAAGACCCGGAGGACGCTAAGAACGTTCAGATGGAGATTCGTGGTGGTGCTGGTGGTGACGAGGCTGCACTCTTTGCGGGCGACCTCTTTAATATGTACAAACGCTATTGCGACAAGAAGGGATGGAAACTCTCTATCACAGCCGTATCGGAAGGTACTGCTGGTGGCTTCAAAGAGATTGACTTTGCCGTTGAAGGTGACAACGTCTATGGCACTTTAAAGTATGAGTCAGGTGTTCACCGTGTACAGCGTGTGCCTGCTACCGAGACACAGGGGCGTATGCACACATCTGCTGCGACAGTAGCTGTACTGCCTGAGGCTGATAAGTTCGAGGTAAACATCAATGAGGGTGACATAAAGTGGGACACTTTCCGTTCCAGTGGTGCCGGTGGTCAGAACGTAAATAAGGTTGAGTCTGGTGTTCGTCTGCGCTATCCTTGGAAGAACCCTAACACTGGTGAGGTTGAAGAAATCCTCATCGAATGTACCGAGACACGTGACCAACCAAAGAATAAGGAGCGTGCGTTGAGCCGTCTTTATACTTACATCTATGACCACGAACATCAGAAGTATGTTGACGACATTGCAAGTCGTCGTAAGACTTTGGTTTCAACTGGTGACCGAAGTGCCAAGATTCGCACCTATAACTTCCCACAGGGACGTGTTACCGACCACCGTATCGGGTTTACAACTCACGACCTTCAAGGTTTTTTGAATGGTGAAATCCAGGATATGATAGATGCTTTGACAGTGGCAGAGAATGCTGAAAAGCTGAAGGAAACTGAGTTGTAA
- the pyrF gene encoding orotidine-5'-phosphate decarboxylase, whose protein sequence is MNRQQLINEIFTKKTFLCVGLDTDINKIPAYLKNEDDPIFSFNKAIIDATAPYCVAYKPNLAFYECYGLKGILAFEKTIQYIKKTHPNHFIIADAKRGDIGNTSKMYAQTFFEEYNLDSVTVAPYMGEDSVKPFLEYEGKWVILLALTSNKGSHDFQLTEDKQGERLFEKVLKKSQEWGTTDNLMYVVGATQGKMFEDIRRMAPEHFLLVPGVGAQGGSLQEVCKYGMTKDCGLLVNSSRGIIYASTDTDFAEVAAVKAKELQEEMAVELEKVCK, encoded by the coding sequence ATGAACAGACAACAGTTAATAAATGAAATCTTCACAAAAAAGACATTCTTGTGTGTGGGACTTGACACGGATATAAACAAGATACCAGCATATTTGAAGAATGAGGATGACCCCATTTTTTCTTTCAACAAGGCAATCATTGATGCAACAGCACCTTATTGTGTTGCCTATAAACCCAATCTCGCTTTTTATGAGTGCTATGGTCTGAAAGGTATTTTGGCATTTGAAAAGACCATCCAATACATAAAGAAAACCCACCCGAACCACTTTATCATCGCTGATGCTAAGCGTGGTGATATCGGCAACACGTCAAAGATGTATGCCCAGACTTTCTTTGAAGAGTATAATCTTGATTCTGTTACCGTTGCTCCATATATGGGCGAAGACAGCGTAAAACCATTCCTTGAGTATGAAGGAAAGTGGGTTATCCTGCTTGCACTAACGAGTAATAAAGGTAGCCATGACTTCCAACTGACAGAGGACAAGCAGGGAGAACGTCTCTTTGAGAAAGTCTTGAAGAAGTCACAGGAATGGGGAACAACTGATAATCTTATGTATGTTGTTGGTGCAACACAGGGTAAGATGTTTGAGGATATTCGTCGTATGGCTCCAGAACACTTCTTGTTGGTACCTGGAGTTGGTGCACAAGGCGGAAGTCTTCAAGAAGTTTGTAAGTACGGAATGACTAAGGACTGTGGTCTGCTTGTCAACTCATCACGTGGCATTATTTATGCAAGCACAGACACTGACTTTGCTGAGGTAGCAGCAGTAAAAGCAAAAGAGTTGCAGGAAGAGATGGCTGTTGAATTGGAAAAGGTATGCAAATAA